Proteins from a single region of Phycisphaeraceae bacterium D3-23:
- a CDS encoding type II secretion system protein codes for MRSRTQQPGGPGSVVAPKEHAITRGTSHPVHAFTLIELLVVVSIVALLIAVLLPALSASRRSARASVCLSNERQTAAALLNYATEHGGPLMPFGVQEAGGVQWWFGHETGGPGTGEHRPLDKARGPLADYLGDDIAGALACPAFPRGDAGFVPKFAEGSAHYGYNGGLAWPFPLGREGVRLEAVEAPSGVFAFADAVHQDFNAAQFYEPHSVSYRRPGRVTGAGHFRHADRANLAYLDGHAAPLAPPDGETIWLTIGDAPVVNVDTSDGPGTRYGLATWTAW; via the coding sequence TTGCGAAGCCGCACACAGCAGCCCGGCGGACCGGGCAGTGTTGTGGCACCCAAGGAGCACGCGATCACACGCGGCACGTCACATCCGGTTCATGCGTTCACGCTCATCGAGCTGTTGGTGGTCGTGTCGATCGTGGCGCTGCTGATCGCGGTGCTGCTGCCGGCGCTGAGCGCATCGCGCCGCTCGGCGCGGGCGTCGGTGTGTCTGAGCAACGAGCGCCAGACCGCTGCGGCGCTCTTGAACTACGCGACGGAGCACGGCGGTCCGCTGATGCCGTTCGGCGTGCAGGAGGCCGGCGGCGTGCAGTGGTGGTTTGGCCATGAGACGGGTGGGCCGGGCACGGGCGAGCATCGGCCGCTCGACAAGGCGCGCGGGCCGTTGGCGGACTACCTGGGCGACGACATCGCGGGGGCGCTGGCGTGCCCGGCGTTCCCGCGCGGCGACGCGGGGTTTGTGCCCAAGTTCGCGGAAGGCTCGGCGCACTATGGGTACAACGGCGGGCTGGCCTGGCCCTTCCCGCTGGGTCGTGAAGGCGTGCGGCTGGAGGCGGTGGAAGCCCCCAGCGGTGTGTTCGCGTTTGCGGACGCGGTACACCAAGACTTCAACGCCGCGCAGTTCTACGAGCCGCACAGCGTGTCGTACCGTCGGCCCGGGCGCGTGACGGGCGCGGGACACTTCCGCCATGCGGACCGGGCAAACCTCGCATACCTCGATGGCCACGCGGCCCCGCTCGCGCCGCCCGACGGCGAGACGATATGGTTGACGATCGGCGACGCGCCCGTGGTCAACGTGGACACCTCCGACGGCCCGGGCACGCGATACGGGTTGGCGACGTGGACGGCGTGGTAG
- a CDS encoding PEP-CTERM sorting domain-containing protein — MTAGAADVDLSTGSGGDYAELVVHFSDDAHVSFGVTFDAAAAQWSGEDLVLFVADATGGRALDGSDASFVPPSDFGDFAALDVVFKTFAFGSFFDGFGYGTSSDLGYAGGEDYWHFWSGTTTANTPTGWTVPDIGASDVAVADGSAVGFRYGSAAAPLAVPEPGTAALLVGGVWWVGRRRRTRG, encoded by the coding sequence ATGACTGCCGGTGCGGCGGATGTCGATCTATCGACGGGCAGTGGCGGCGACTACGCCGAGCTGGTGGTGCACTTTAGCGATGATGCGCACGTCAGCTTCGGCGTGACGTTCGACGCGGCGGCGGCGCAGTGGAGCGGCGAAGACCTCGTGCTCTTCGTCGCCGACGCCACCGGCGGGCGGGCGCTCGACGGCAGCGACGCGTCGTTTGTACCGCCCAGCGACTTCGGCGATTTCGCAGCGCTCGACGTCGTCTTCAAGACGTTCGCGTTTGGCAGCTTCTTCGACGGCTTCGGCTACGGCACAAGCAGCGACCTGGGCTACGCCGGCGGCGAGGACTACTGGCACTTCTGGTCGGGCACGACGACCGCGAACACGCCCACCGGCTGGACGGTGCCCGATATCGGGGCGTCGGATGTCGCGGTGGCGGACGGCTCGGCGGTGGGGTTCCGGTACGGCAGCGCGGCAGCGCCGCTGGCGGTGCCCGAGCCCGGGACGGCGGCGCTGCTGGTCGGCGGCGTGTGGTGGGTGGGGCGGCGGCGGCGAACGCGCGGGTAG
- the wbaP gene encoding undecaprenyl-phosphate galactose phosphotransferase WbaP encodes MTQPSEQHAALGGALPHAPPMATPSSGETRTIRAAVDRFLDRDQSASSTPQASTKPHPVAIDLQGKPNRVKLLLLGADTLAVTSAYAAAVYGYWMAGGAYDPVFYLRVGWPFLLILLIGGAFNKLYASVMLPAADELRRQFTVATLGYLMAAAATFLTAQGPTFSRGVLLLAWAFTLVALPSFRGVVRHLFKRQSWWGRPVVILGGGDAAQGVIQRLLRQPALGLRPVAILDDTHEPGSAVCGIPVAGGYEDAAELSQHLHIKFAILAQADLDPARAERLMFDLSQAFDRLMVVPQIAGFSSLWVSAVDMNGVLGLQVRHRLLNPGRRALKRCIDLLLIALAAPLLLPLFTGIALAIKLDPTGGPGPVTYKQRRLGRDGQHFTIVKFRSMVPDADTKLAQYLADHPELRGQWERDHKLKDDPRITAVGKFLRKTSLDEFAQLLNVVKGDMSLVGPRPIVDDEVEKYGPVYELYQQVSPGITGIWQTSGRNDVSYDERVRMDTYYVRNWSVWLDISLLTKTIMTVLVRRGAY; translated from the coding sequence GTGACCCAACCAAGCGAACAACACGCGGCGCTCGGCGGCGCGTTGCCGCATGCACCACCGATGGCGACGCCGTCGTCCGGTGAGACGCGCACGATCCGCGCGGCCGTCGATCGCTTCCTCGACCGTGACCAGTCGGCATCCTCTACACCGCAAGCCAGCACGAAGCCGCACCCCGTCGCGATCGACCTGCAGGGCAAGCCCAACCGCGTGAAGCTGCTGCTGCTCGGTGCCGACACGCTCGCCGTGACGTCCGCCTACGCCGCCGCGGTCTACGGCTACTGGATGGCGGGCGGCGCGTACGACCCGGTGTTTTATCTGCGCGTGGGCTGGCCGTTTCTGCTGATCCTGCTCATCGGCGGCGCGTTCAATAAGCTCTACGCATCGGTGATGCTGCCCGCGGCGGATGAGCTTCGCCGGCAGTTCACGGTCGCGACGCTGGGCTACCTCATGGCCGCGGCCGCGACGTTCCTCACCGCGCAGGGGCCGACCTTCTCGCGCGGGGTGCTGCTGCTCGCCTGGGCGTTTACGCTCGTCGCCCTGCCGTCGTTCCGCGGGGTCGTGCGCCACCTGTTCAAACGCCAGTCCTGGTGGGGCCGGCCCGTCGTCATCCTCGGCGGCGGGGATGCGGCGCAGGGCGTCATCCAGCGCCTGCTCCGCCAGCCCGCGCTGGGGCTTCGGCCCGTCGCGATCCTCGACGACACCCACGAGCCCGGCAGCGCCGTCTGCGGCATCCCCGTCGCCGGCGGGTACGAAGACGCGGCCGAGCTCTCCCAGCACCTGCACATCAAATTCGCCATCCTCGCCCAGGCCGACCTCGACCCGGCCCGCGCCGAACGGCTGATGTTCGACCTCAGCCAGGCGTTCGACCGGCTCATGGTCGTCCCGCAGATCGCGGGGTTCTCGAGCCTGTGGGTCAGCGCCGTCGATATGAACGGCGTGCTCGGATTACAGGTCCGCCACCGGCTTTTGAACCCCGGCCGACGCGCGCTCAAGCGCTGCATCGACCTCCTGCTCATCGCGCTCGCCGCCCCGCTGCTGCTGCCCCTGTTCACGGGCATCGCGCTGGCGATCAAGCTCGACCCCACCGGCGGGCCCGGGCCCGTCACCTACAAGCAGCGCCGGCTGGGCCGTGACGGCCAACACTTCACCATCGTCAAGTTCCGGTCGATGGTCCCCGATGCCGACACCAAGCTCGCGCAATACCTCGCCGACCACCCCGAGCTGCGCGGCCAGTGGGAACGCGACCACAAGCTCAAGGACGACCCCCGCATCACCGCCGTCGGCAAGTTCCTACGCAAGACCAGCCTCGACGAGTTCGCCCAGCTCCTCAATGTCGTCAAGGGCGACATGTCCCTCGTGGGCCCGCGCCCGATCGTCGATGACGAGGTCGAGAAATACGGCCCGGTCTACGAGCTCTACCAGCAGGTCAGCCCCGGCATTACCGGCATCTGGCAGACGTCGGGAAGGAACGATGTCAGCTACGACGAGCGCGTCCGCATGGATACGTACTACGTGCGAAACTGGTCCGTCTGGCTGGACATCTCGCTGCTGACCAAGACGATCATGACGGTGCTGGTGCGGCGCGGGGCTTATTAG
- a CDS encoding glycosyltransferase, with translation MRVALVHEWLQAYAGSEKVLAAVVELYPDAPIHTLVHDPAQFKGTPLEGRDIHTTALQKLPGGRRFRPAFLPWMPRLIETLDVRGADVVFSSSHCVAKGALTRADQLHISYVHSPMRYAWDLTHDYVDALTGIKKIAKPYVRKQLHKLRQWDALSAMRVDHFLANSKTVARRINKTYRREATVVYPPVEVERFDATRTREDFFLIVSRMVPYKQVEPVVEAFALRGEELVVIGDGPGMARCKALSAGKPNIKLLGAADDATVADHMARCKAFVFAADEDFGITPVEAMAAGAPVVALSRGGTSETVVDGVTGVHFHDQSARAIADAVSIFLRRAGDFDPAAIRRHAEAFSRQRFLEEIESYVKGAWERFQQ, from the coding sequence ATGCGTGTCGCGCTCGTCCATGAATGGCTGCAGGCCTACGCCGGGTCGGAGAAGGTCCTCGCGGCCGTGGTGGAGCTGTACCCCGACGCGCCGATCCACACGCTCGTCCACGATCCTGCGCAGTTCAAGGGAACGCCTCTCGAAGGGCGCGACATCCATACAACCGCGCTACAAAAACTCCCGGGGGGCCGGCGTTTTCGCCCGGCGTTCCTGCCCTGGATGCCGCGGCTGATCGAGACGCTCGATGTGCGCGGCGCGGACGTCGTGTTCTCGTCGAGCCACTGCGTCGCCAAGGGCGCGCTGACCCGGGCCGACCAGCTGCACATCAGCTACGTGCACTCGCCGATGCGGTACGCGTGGGACCTGACGCACGACTACGTCGATGCGCTCACGGGTATCAAGAAGATCGCGAAGCCCTACGTCCGCAAGCAGCTACACAAGCTACGCCAGTGGGATGCACTGAGCGCGATGCGTGTCGACCACTTCCTCGCGAATTCAAAAACGGTCGCCCGCCGCATCAACAAGACCTATCGGCGTGAGGCGACGGTGGTCTACCCGCCGGTCGAGGTCGAGCGGTTCGATGCGACGCGGACGCGCGAAGATTTCTTCCTGATCGTCTCGCGGATGGTGCCGTACAAACAGGTCGAGCCCGTCGTCGAGGCGTTTGCGCTCCGCGGCGAAGAACTCGTCGTGATCGGCGACGGCCCGGGCATGGCGCGGTGCAAGGCGCTCTCGGCGGGCAAGCCAAACATCAAGCTGCTGGGCGCGGCCGACGACGCCACGGTCGCGGACCACATGGCGCGGTGCAAGGCGTTTGTCTTCGCGGCCGATGAGGACTTCGGCATCACGCCGGTCGAGGCGATGGCGGCCGGGGCCCCGGTGGTCGCGCTGTCGCGGGGAGGGACAAGCGAGACCGTGGTGGACGGCGTCACGGGGGTCCACTTCCACGATCAGTCGGCGCGGGCGATCGCCGATGCGGTTAGCATATTCCTGCGGCGGGCGGGGGATTTCGACCCGGCCGCGATCCGTCGGCACGCGGAGGCCTTCTCCCGCCAGCGGTTTTTGGAGGAGATCGAGAGCTACGTCAAAGGGGCGTGGGAGCGGTTCCAGCAGTGA
- a CDS encoding glycosyltransferase family 1 protein, translating to MPNLMADQRWIGDHGIGRFAREVIARLGDTTPVPTDRPPLHPLDPWLLRRALKRVRPELYFTPGFNAPAPCDTPIAITVHDLIHLDVPEESGFTKRWYYKRIVGPAVQRARVVFTVSEFSKRRIVEHFEVDADRVRVVGNGVSDCFTPHGETAHHSDHAHHRHGRYLLYVGNHKPHKNVPALIDAFAHAELDPEVGLVITGRPDDALMGQIKDAGVDGRVRFIEKLTDTELAGWYRGALALACPSRYEGFGMPVLEAMACGTPVVCSPAEALSEVAGDAVLQANPDDRAAFAQGLASIAEDEALRSDLTAKGLDRAARFTWDNVAKQVRSALNID from the coding sequence ATGCCCAACCTCATGGCCGACCAGCGCTGGATCGGGGACCACGGCATCGGCCGATTCGCGCGCGAAGTGATCGCGCGCCTCGGCGACACCACGCCCGTGCCTACCGATCGGCCGCCGCTGCACCCGCTCGACCCCTGGCTGCTCCGCCGTGCACTCAAACGTGTCAGGCCTGAGCTCTACTTCACGCCCGGCTTCAACGCGCCCGCGCCCTGCGATACGCCGATCGCGATCACCGTCCACGACCTCATCCACCTCGACGTCCCCGAAGAATCGGGGTTCACCAAACGCTGGTACTACAAGCGCATCGTCGGCCCAGCCGTGCAACGCGCCCGCGTCGTCTTCACCGTCTCCGAGTTCTCCAAACGTCGCATCGTCGAGCACTTCGAGGTCGACGCCGACCGCGTCCGCGTTGTCGGCAACGGCGTGTCCGATTGCTTCACACCCCATGGCGAAACGGCGCACCACAGCGACCATGCCCACCACCGCCACGGCCGATACCTGCTCTACGTCGGCAACCATAAGCCCCACAAAAACGTGCCCGCACTCATCGACGCCTTCGCCCACGCGGAGCTCGACCCCGAGGTCGGGCTCGTCATCACCGGCCGACCCGACGATGCACTGATGGGACAGATCAAAGACGCCGGCGTCGACGGCCGGGTCCGCTTCATCGAAAAACTCACCGATACCGAGCTCGCCGGCTGGTACCGCGGCGCACTCGCGCTGGCCTGCCCGTCACGCTACGAGGGCTTCGGCATGCCCGTGCTCGAAGCGATGGCCTGCGGCACGCCCGTCGTCTGCAGCCCCGCCGAGGCGCTGAGCGAAGTCGCCGGCGACGCCGTGTTGCAGGCCAACCCCGACGACCGCGCCGCCTTCGCGCAGGGGCTCGCAAGCATCGCCGAGGACGAAGCCCTGCGCAGCGACCTCACCGCCAAAGGGCTCGACCGTGCCGCGCGGTTTACCTGGGACAACGTCGCCAAGCAGGTCCGCAGCGCACTCAACATCGACTAA
- a CDS encoding sterol desaturase family protein, which produces MTWPVAILTSGFGFFFLVVVFRPLEWAFPAKRGQRFFRPAWWTDLCFFLGQYLLWNGAVLWLLAHVGGWIHLAVPTGFRAAVAGQPWWLQAVEVVLLSDFFIYWGHRLQHNNALLWRFHSIHHSAEHLDWLAAHREHPLDTVYTVGLINLPVFLLGFPIETLAGLVAFRGVWAIYIHSNVRLPIGPLRVLIGAPELHHWHHDKDRRAGNYANISPVMDLLFGTYRCPDREPESFGVEEPTASNYLGHLLHPFRKRGPEPEALEGDGVEAECAGE; this is translated from the coding sequence ATGACGTGGCCGGTCGCCATCCTGACCAGCGGGTTCGGGTTCTTCTTCCTGGTGGTGGTGTTTCGCCCGCTGGAGTGGGCGTTTCCGGCCAAGCGCGGGCAGCGGTTTTTTCGGCCGGCGTGGTGGACGGACCTGTGCTTCTTCCTGGGCCAGTACCTCCTGTGGAACGGCGCGGTGTTGTGGCTGCTCGCGCATGTGGGGGGTTGGATTCACCTGGCCGTGCCCACCGGCTTCCGCGCCGCGGTCGCGGGCCAGCCGTGGTGGCTGCAGGCGGTCGAGGTCGTGCTGCTCAGCGACTTCTTCATCTACTGGGGCCACCGCCTGCAGCACAACAACGCGCTGCTCTGGCGGTTCCATTCGATCCACCACTCGGCCGAGCACCTGGACTGGCTGGCGGCGCACCGCGAGCACCCGCTGGACACGGTCTACACCGTTGGGCTGATCAACCTGCCGGTGTTTTTGTTGGGGTTCCCGATCGAAACGCTTGCCGGGCTCGTCGCGTTCCGCGGGGTCTGGGCGATCTACATCCACTCGAACGTTCGCCTGCCGATCGGCCCGCTGCGTGTCTTGATCGGCGCGCCGGAGCTGCACCACTGGCACCACGACAAGGACCGCCGGGCCGGCAACTACGCAAACATCTCCCCGGTGATGGACCTGCTGTTTGGCACCTACCGCTGCCCCGACCGCGAGCCCGAGAGTTTTGGGGTTGAGGAGCCCACGGCATCGAACTACCTCGGGCACTTGTTGCACCCCTTTCGCAAACGGGGGCCCGAGCCCGAGGCGTTGGAGGGCGACGGGGTCGAGGCGGAATGCGCGGGGGAGTAG